CGTAGGCCCCTAGAACCTCAAATCCACATTTGCCCCGCCCCGAGCGTCCACCTGCACGCTGGCGCGGGCCTCGCTCTTGTCGGGAAGGCGCGACATCAGCTCGTGCTGGCCGTCCTCCACCCCGTAGAAAATGAAGCGTCCGGCCGAATCGGCCGCTGTGCCGGTCCACACCTTGCCGTCCTTGATATAGACCTTGGCCCGGGGCAGCGCATTTCCGCTCGAATCGAGCACCTTGCCCTCGATCCAGCCGCGCCGCTCGAGCGGTA
This DNA window, taken from Chrysiogenia bacterium, encodes the following:
- a CDS encoding carboxypeptidase regulatory-like domain-containing protein, translated to PLERRGWIEGKVLDSSGNALPRAKVYIKDGKVWTGTAADSAGRFIFYGVEDGQHELMSRLPDKSEARASVQVDARGGANVDLRF